From Xenopus laevis strain J_2021 chromosome 7L, Xenopus_laevis_v10.1, whole genome shotgun sequence, one genomic window encodes:
- the hes5.7.L gene encoding hairy and enhancer of split 5, gene 7 L homeolog, translating to MAPYTASSMLSTEHSHKAQGIRKIRKPVVEKMRRDRINSSIEQLRMLLEKEFEQHHLPSKPEKADILEVAVSFLQQQMASKYAQSSSPAYMEGHSRCLQDSQHFFSLQKHSELPEKLLQNFHDDVTACPSVSPFYQNPAKCTTPEANKVLWRPW from the exons ATGGCTCCATACACTGCTAGCAGCATGCTCAGTACTGAGCACAGTCACAAGGCACAAGGAATAAGAAAG ATAAGAAAACCAGTGGTTGAAAAGATGAGGAGAGATCGAATTAACAGCAGCATTGAGCAGCTCAGGATGTTACTGGAGAAAGAGTTTGAGCAACATCATCTCCCATCCAAACCAGAGAAAGCTGACATCCTGGAGGTGGCAGTGAGCTTCCTGCAGCAGCAAATGGCTTCCAAAT ATGCACAATCATCCAGCCCAGCCTACATGGAAGGCCACTCTAGATGTCTCCAGGACTCTCAACACTTCTTCTCCCTGCAGAAACACTCAGAGCTCCCAGAGAAGCTTCTGCAAAATTTCCATGATGATGTGACAGCGTGTCCTTCTGTGTCACCTTTTTACCAGAATCCTGCCAAGTGCACAACCCCTGAGGCCAACAAAGTTCTCTGGAGACCCTGGTAG